The DNA sequence CTACCAGGCCTACGCCACCTGGAAGCACAGCTTCACCGACCGGTTGTCCACCACCCTCGGTCTGCATGGCCAGCTCTTTGACCTGAACAGCAGCACGGCGGTGGAGCCGCGCTTCGGCCTCACCTACCGGGTGAGCGACCAGGGCACCTTCGGCCTGGGCTACGGCCTGCATGGACAGACCCAACCCCTGCCGGTGTACTACACCACCGAGCGCGACGGCAGCGACGGCGGGAACATGGGCCTCGACCTGACGCGCAGCCATCATGCCGTGGTGAGCTATGAGCAGCGCTTCGGGAGCACGATGCGCCTGCGCACCGAGGCCTACTACCAGTACCTGTTCGGCGCGCCGGTGGAGTCCGTGCCCAGCACCTTCAGCATGTTGAACGCCGGTGCCGACTTCGGCACTCCTGACGCCACGCAGCTGGTGAACAAGGGCCTGGGCCGCAACTATGGCCTGGAGATCACGGCCGAACGCACGTATGACCAGGGCTTCTATGCGCTGGTGACCGCCTCGCTCTTCTGCAGCGAGGTCATGGGCAGCGACGGCGTATGGCGCTCGTCGGCCTTCGACGGCAACTACGTGTTCAACGCGCTGGCGGGCAAGGAATGGAAGCTGGGCAAGGGCAACAGCCACCTCGTGGTGGACCTGAAGGCGACCTATGCCGGTGGGCGGCGCTACACGCCGATCGATCTGGACGCGTCGATCGCGGAAGGGGAGCAGGTGCTGATCGAGGAGCGCACGAACAGCGAGCGTTACCTCGACTACTTCCGCACCGACCTGAAGCTGATGTACCGCCGTTCGGGCCGGAAAGCCACGCACGAGGCGGGCATCGACCTGCAGAACGTCACCGGCCGGCGCAACATCTACACGCAGTACTACGACGACCGCACCGGCAAGCTCGCCACCGAGTACCAGCTGGGCTTCTTCCCGATCCCGATGTACCGGGTGTTGTTCTGAACCACCGCACCACAACGCGAAAGGGCGCCCGAAGGCGCCCTTTTCCGCATGCCGCGATCCGGTTCACCGGGCACTGGTGGCCTCGGCGCGCAGTTCGGTGACGGACAGGTCCTGTTCCACCGGGCGGATCACAGGCACGGTGATGCCGTCGTTCTCCGCGAAGGCGATGTGACCGACCGGGCCGGCATAGCAGAGATGCAGGTCATCGGGCTGGCGCTCCAGCTCCAGGTCGAAGGCCACGCGCACCGTGCGGGCGAAGAGGCCCCGGGCCTCGGGCACGCCGTGGGTGTCGATGGTCACTTCCTTGGTGATGTGGCCGGGGCTTTCGAGGGTGAGCGTCACGCGCTCCTTCACCGGGATGTGGAAGCTGTAGGCACCGTTGCGGCCGAGCACCACGTCCATGGTCTCGTGGCCATCGCTCACGGTCATGCGCACGGGGTGCAGGTCCTGGTCGGGCATGCGCACATCGCCGGTGAAGGTGACGAAGGTCTGCGCACCGGCGGCGATGCTGAGGGTGATGCAGGCAGCGATGAGGGTGGCCTGGATCAAGGTGCGGCGGATGTGGGGCTGGAGGTTCATGGCGTTCAGGTGTTGGGGTTTTCCGTGTCGTTGGTGGGTCAAAGCAAGCCCCGGAGGAGGGGGTGCGTGAGCCCGGCCGAGCAGGTGGCGGGGGACAGGGAGCAAGTGGCGGGAGTGAGCAGCGAAGGGCCTCACGCAGAGGCGCAGAGGACGCTGAGGAAGCACGAGCAGGGGCGAGACTGTTCAGTAAAGTGTGTCAGGCCGGATTGCGAACTTCAACACCTGACCCATGGAGGACAAGACGGACAAGTTCGATTACGAAGCCTTCGAGAAGGAGGCCATGAAGCAATTGCTACTGGGCAAGCCCTTGAGCGGCAGCGATGGGGTGCTGACCCCGCTGGTGAAGCGACTGATGGAGGCCTCGCTACGGGGCGAGCTGAGCGCTCACCTGGCCGAGGAGCCGCCTGGAGGTAACCGGCGCAACGGACATGGGCGCAAGCGGGTGAAGACCGCCCACGGAGAGGTGGAGATCGCCACGCCGCGCGACCGTGAGGGAACCTTTGACCCGGTGCTGCTGCCCAAGCGCGAGCGCGTGCTGAACGCCGAGCTGGACATGAAGATCATCAAGCTCTACGGGCTTGGGATGAGCCAGCGCGACATAAGCGACCATGTGCGGGACCTGTACGGCATCGAGGTGAGCGAGGCCACGATCAGCGCGGTGACCGACCAGGTGATCGCCGACGTGCAGGCCTGGCGGCAGCGGCCCTTGGAGGCGCGCTACGCGATCGTGTGGCTCGATGCCATCCACTTCAAGGTGAAGCAGGAAGGGCGCGTGGTGAACAAGGCCGTATACACCGCCTTGGGCGTTGGCCCCGATGGCCACAAGGACCTGCTGGGCCTGTACGTGGGGCAGAGCGAAGGGGCCAAGTTCTGGCTGGGCGTGCTGGGCGACCTGCGCCAACGCGGCGTGGAGGACATGCTGATCGCATGCATCGACAACCTGAGCGGCTTCTCCGACGCGATCTCCTTGGTGTACCCACAGAGCGATATCCAGCTCTGCATCGTGCACCAGGTGCGCAATACCCTGAAGTACGTCAGCTACAAGCACTACAAGGAGGTGGTCAAGGACATGCGGGCCATCTACCGGGCCCCTGGTGAGCAGCAAGCGCTGCATGCCCTGGAGGTCTTCAGCGACAAATGGGGGAACGCTACCCGCAGGCGGTGAGCTCCTGGCACACCAACTGGCCGCTGCTGGCCAGCCAGTACCGCTACAGCGAGCGCATCCGGCGGCTCATCTACACCACCAATCCCATCGAGGGCTTCCACGCTCAGCTGCGCAAGTACACCAAGACCAAGCGCGTCTTCGACAACGACATGGCCCTGCTCAAGCTGCTCTATCTGGCCCAGCAGCGCATCGTGGAGAAAATGGCCGCCAAGCCCATCTTCGCTTGGAGGGAGATAGCCGCCGAGCTACGCCTGCTCTTCGGCCCACGCTTCGATCCACAGGCGATCAACACCGATCAACAGGTTCTGAGTCTCCCCCGGACCCCCTCGTTCAAAACCCAACAACATCAACATCATCAGCAATAACGATGATGACACACTTTATCTAACAGACCCGGAGTCAAGGATGACGCCCTCCAGCGCAGGGGCAACCCTATTCGCCGCTCGACGTCCAACCAGGGAGCACATCACCCATGCGCCTGATCCACCTCCTACTTACCGTCCTTTCGCGCCTCTCGTGCTGTGCCTTGATCCCCATGCCAGACGCAGCGTTGCGCGCATGGGCGAACACCCAGTTCCCGGGGTGCATCGTGGGCACGTCCATCGACGAGACCCACCCCGGCGTACAGTCGGCCTACCAGGTGGACATCAGCTTCGTGGGCACGGTGACGGACCTGCGGGGAATGGAAGCCTTCCTGAACGCTGAGGAGATGATCGTGAGCAACAACCCGATCGCCATTTGGATGGGCCCGCCGAACCTGTTGATGTTGGGTGCCGTGAACTGTGGTATCACGGGAACCTTCCACGTGCCGTACCATATTCACACGCTGCAGATCTCCTTCAATGCCATCACCACCTTGGTCATACCTTCCGGGTCGAACCTGGGCGCACTGTATGCCCAGCACAACCAGATCAGCTCCATCGTGGGCAACTGGGATGCGACGTTCGTGGACGTGAGCCACAACCAGCTGACATCGCTATGGGGGATCGTGAACAGTTCGTGGTTGGTGACCCTCAACGCCAGCCACAACCTGCTCACGACCATGCCAGCGTTCAACTCCGGTCATATGAACGCCTTGGATCTGAGCTGGAATCAGATCACGGGAGTGGTGCCGGTGAACGGGAACAACGACCTGGATGTGGACCTGAGCCACAATGCGGTGGATGGTGTGAGCGGTACGGTGACCGCCCACAGCTTGAATTTGAGCCACAATCCACTAACGCAAGGGATCGCCCGGCTGAACAACCTGGTGCGAAGCTTGCGCGTGAGCGACACACAACTGCCCTGTCTGCCTCGATTGAACACTGGTCTGCAGACCTTGTACTGTACCGGCAGCCCTATCAGCTGCCTGCCCAACCAGCCGACGGGGTTGAACACAAGCGTGGCCAACCTGGGATTCACCGCCGTGCTGTGTGGCAACACCTCGCCATGCTTCCAGGCGCCCACGGCCGTGGACCTGCGGATGCTGTTGCAGGGGCCCTACGATCCGGTCACGCAATTCATGCGGACCGACCTGCGCACCCTGGGTGTGCTGCCCACCACCGACCCCTACCCGGGCCTGGGCATCACCTATGTGGGCAACGGCTGGCCGGGCGTCCAGGACCCCGCCGTGCTGAACGCCACGGGGGTGGATGCGGTGGTGGACTGGGTGGTGGTGGAGCTGCGCTCCACCATTGCGCCATACCCGGTGGTGGCCTCGCGGCCCGCGCTGCTGCAGCGCGATGGCGACGTGGTGGGCACCAACGGCTCGCTGACGGTGGGCTTCAACGCGCCGGCCGGCAACTACCGCGTGGCCGTGCTGCACCGCAACCACCTGGGGGTGATGACCGGGAACGCCTACAGCATGGGCAGCACGCCCGCTGCGGTGGACCTGACGGTGAGCAGCACGGCCACCCACGGCACCAACGCACGGAACACCGTGGGCACGCGGACGGTGATGTGGCCTGGGGATGCCACGCGCGACGGCAGCGTGAAGTACATCGGTGCGGCCAACGACCGCGACGCGATCCTGGTGGCCGTGGGCGGGAGCACACCGAACACGGTACTTTCGGGCGTGTACGACAGCCGCGACGTGAACCTTGACGGGACAGTAAAGTACACGGGCAGCGCGAACGATCGGGACATCGTGCTGCAGACGATCGGCGGCAGCACCCCCACGGCGGTACGCACCGCACAGCTACCGTGAGCGCACCGCGCGATCACCGGTCCGCGGTGCCTCCGATGCGCAGACGCGCCTTCAACGCATCGCGGTGCGTGCGGCCCACGGGCACGCGATGGGGCCCCACGAGCACATGCCCATCGTGCAGGGCGGACACGCGGTGGAGGTTGACCAGGTAGGAGCGGTGCACCCGCGCGAAGCCTGCTGTACCGAGCCGCTGCTGGATGTGGGCCAGCGTGGCCACGAGCACATGCCTGCGCTCGGCGGTGTGCAGGATCACATAGTTGTCGTCGGCCTCCGCGAAGAGCACTTCGCCGACGGGCAGCCGCACCAGGCGGCCCTTGTCGCGCACGAACAGATCGGCGGGACCCGTGGGCGCGGTGCGGGAGAGGGCCACGGCCAGCTGGGCGCGCAGGTCCTCCTCATCGAACGGTTTGCGGATGAAGCCTGCCGGGCGGGTCTCGCCCATGCGCGCGAGGGTGTCGGCATCGGTATGGGAGGTGACGTAGAGGAAGGGGATGCCGCGTTGCTGCAACCCCGCCGCCACCGCGAAGCCGTCCGGACCATCGCCCAGGCGGATGTCGAGCAGGACCAGATCGGTCGTGATGGTGTGGAGCAGATGCAGGGCCTCCGCGGCATCGCGGGCCCGGCCGCTCACGGCATGCCCCAGGTCGACCAGCATCGTGGCCAGGTCCTCCGCGATGAAGGGCTCATCCTCCACGATCATCACCTGCAGCGGGCGCATCATGGGGCGTGGGGCGGGGTGTGAAGACGGAGTTGCACGGTGGTGCCGGGACCGGTGCGCACCAGTTGCTCGGCCTTCAGCTTCTCGGCGAAGGTGCGCACGAGCACCAGACCGGAGCCGTCAACGATCCCGGGAAGGGGCTCGGACAGGCCCACGCCATCGTCGGCGACGGTGAGGAGCAGACCATCGCGCTGGTGGTGCAGGCTCACCTCGATGCGGCCCTTG is a window from the Flavobacteriales bacterium genome containing:
- a CDS encoding leucine-rich repeat domain-containing protein yields the protein MPDAALRAWANTQFPGCIVGTSIDETHPGVQSAYQVDISFVGTVTDLRGMEAFLNAEEMIVSNNPIAIWMGPPNLLMLGAVNCGITGTFHVPYHIHTLQISFNAITTLVIPSGSNLGALYAQHNQISSIVGNWDATFVDVSHNQLTSLWGIVNSSWLVTLNASHNLLTTMPAFNSGHMNALDLSWNQITGVVPVNGNNDLDVDLSHNAVDGVSGTVTAHSLNLSHNPLTQGIARLNNLVRSLRVSDTQLPCLPRLNTGLQTLYCTGSPISCLPNQPTGLNTSVANLGFTAVLCGNTSPCFQAPTAVDLRMLLQGPYDPVTQFMRTDLRTLGVLPTTDPYPGLGITYVGNGWPGVQDPAVLNATGVDAVVDWVVVELRSTIAPYPVVASRPALLQRDGDVVGTNGSLTVGFNAPAGNYRVAVLHRNHLGVMTGNAYSMGSTPAAVDLTVSSTATHGTNARNTVGTRTVMWPGDATRDGSVKYIGAANDRDAILVAVGGSTPNTVLSGVYDSRDVNLDGTVKYTGSANDRDIVLQTIGGSTPTAVRTAQLP
- a CDS encoding LytTR family transcriptional regulator DNA-binding domain-containing protein, translated to MMRPLQVMIVEDEPFIAEDLATMLVDLGHAVSGRARDAAEALHLLHTITTDLVLLDIRLGDGPDGFAVAAGLQQRGIPFLYVTSHTDADTLARMGETRPAGFIRKPFDEEDLRAQLAVALSRTAPTGPADLFVRDKGRLVRLPVGEVLFAEADDNYVILHTAERRHVLVATLAHIQQRLGTAGFARVHRSYLVNLHRVSALHDGHVLVGPHRVPVGRTHRDALKARLRIGGTADR